Part of the Corticium candelabrum chromosome 15, ooCorCand1.1, whole genome shotgun sequence genome, TACTTTCATTCATTCAAATGCAACGTTTTTCCTGTACTGTTGGCTTGTAGGGAAATAGGCATATAAATTTTGGCAGAATTACTTTGTCTAGTATGAATGGCTTGTCAGTAGATTAAATTTCTGTGAGGCCCAGATGTCCTATTTACATTTAGATGGAGCAGTTGACTGTCTTTTCCATATGACTTGTTTGGAAATGTGGGTACAGGCCAATAGGAAGCACTTTGAAATTGGTTATGCCGAGCATGTGCTAAGAGAACATGATGCAAGGATATCGCGTTGAGAGGATGTGGTCCACAGGTATTCGGGAAGTGAGCAGTTTTTCAGTATACCCAAAGGCAGATAGAGGGAAGGGTCCTGGGGTCCGGACCCCCTCTTCTTCGAAACATGCTTACTGCAATAGCAGTATAAATCAAGGGCTTCTATTCTCTAAAAGACGAGTTAGCCACTGTAACCAAAGTGAACGTACCTTATTGTTTTGATGGATGGTTAATTCATTCAATTCAAAACTAATATGCCCATAATTATATCTACTGAATTATGTTAAGAACTTAACCCTGCTACagattgaagtgagtttgctggttcTGTAGGTCACATACAGACTTAGCTGTTATGGGGCGTGGCTAATGATACAACTGGACTCCCTCTTTCGAAAAATTCTGTATCCGTGCTTGATACCGGTATCTATTGTTACTTTCATTTGCAACAAATACTGTAATGCAAACTATCCGAATCAGAGACAAAGATCTTTGAAGGTCTTTGACTGAGTCTACTGTTAAGACGACTGTCGATCGAACAACTTTCATCTGACATGATCACCTGATCTAAGCGGAATGTGACGCTgctagcttaattaatattaataataggCAGAGCAGAATGGGCGCCAAGAGAGGCAGCGACAGTGACGTGGCTACAACTATGATCTTCCACTTCAAGCTTTAATTTTATCAAGGCAGCAAAAATAGACTATATATTAGTTCTGTAATTACCTATACCTTCAACCGGAAGCTTTGCCAATCGTTGACTGGCAGAagtacaaaatttgaaatatgGTTTGGCCAAAACTGGGACCTGACCGGTTCCTAAGGCCCTGATGTACATTGTTAAGTGAGATTCCTCTTGAATCTGGAGTAGGTATGATTCAGGTAATCTGTTTTAACTTATATGGTTTGGTCAGTAGTCAGCTACGTCAATTAGATACTCACAAAGTTCAGACTGTTGATTGGGAAGTTGTGATCTCTGGTAAGCATGGTAGTACTAAGtagcatacatgcatgcatgcatacagacgtatgtacatttgttgtatgtccatttgtgtataataataataattacaatatatacgtaaattatttaattaacatataatttgaGATGgaattgtattgtgttgtgcagCCATTGAAAATTGCACCTTTATCAGAAGGTTATGTTGTATcagcagtttgtttgtttgtttgtttgtttgtttgtttgtgaacaGGATTACTCAAATATGTGTGGATGGATTTTGATAAAATTTGATGGAATGAACTTCAATAGAGGAACCATTGATTAGTGTGGGGATTCTTCATCTGAATGAGGGTCCTTTTCGAGGGGGTGACTTCCCTTAGAACTGTTTGAAGAGAAATGTGAGATAACTTCCAGGTTTACTTAGGCACACTCATACCATCTTTGTGAAGAGTGAAAGTATCATGTTTCATCGCAGAGCTCTACTTGAGTAGGATTGTTGCAATGTACTGTGAATGATATTGACTTACAGGGTATCGGGACAAGTCGCGATGCCTTGTGTGGATGGATATTGATGAAATTTGACATGGCGATAGAACTTTGACAGAGGGACAATCGATTAGTTTTGGGGTCATATAAATGACGTGTGTACTTGATAATGTGAACACAGAAGCCTTTCACATAGTTGCCTTgaaaacaattattaatgtcaTTAGGAGGTAATTGAGCTGCCTTGGCAGAGGTTTGTGCTGTTGGAGTGCTGTGTATAGTTAAAATTTATTAGTCTGGTAATGACGCAACTTATCAGACTGTGTGACACAGTTCTATTATTGAATTGATTTAGTTTATTGATGAGTACCTGTTGCATGTGTTACATTCTCAAATTATCAATCAATGTCTTCACACTTTGGTTATATGTTTGGTCTTTCTAACTTTTGTATTTTTGCTTGCAGTGTTTGGGATGGTTATTAATCCAATCAGATACAGAGTTCTAGGACCGCAGAAATTCAAAGTAGTACATGGCACTTTGCCGAGGCACTGTAGCTTGCCAGATGATACGTGCAGTACAAATAGCACTAACGAAGAACATGTGTGTGAGCGTGGAAAACTAACTGATGGCAAGTTTGGCTATTCAAATATTACGTGTAATGGCAGTGAAGTGACTGGATGGGTTGGTTGGAAATTTTCAAGCAACACGTCTAAATTAGACAGGAACTTAACCATTTCTTTTGAATTTGAGAAGGACTACGTATTTCGATCGTTTGCTTTTAATTCGCTTGGCCAACAGTTTGTTGCAGgatctgtgtatgtatatactagAGTAGACATTTATTTGAAGGAACGTCACAAGGCAAGTGACTGGAAACTTGTGGCTACAAAGAGACACGGAAACCCTTTATTGAAAATTCACAACGAGTCTGTCAATGTTACCACATCATGTGTAAATTCAAGTCGATTTGCCAAGGTTGTTTTTCATGTTGAGAAAGGGAAGAGAATTGTTCTTGGTGAAGTTCAGTTTGAAGGCGAAGAAGGTAATATGTGTATTTAATTTTAGTGTTAATATTAGAATGATTGGCAATTTGTATAATGTGCAGATGCTATTATCACGTCGTTTTGTAAGGAGCAAAAGGAAAATGAGTTGATCCTGAACTGTACAGCTGAGCACGCGAGCAATGTGGTTATTCAGGAATGGACTAACAAAGCAGATCTCAAGTGTGAAAATGAGGAATTACACAATGGGTGTATTGCAACAGTTTCATCAACGAATTTTAGTGGTAAATTTGAATGCATTGCTTCGTCTTTAAATAAGTGTCAAAATAAGTCGTTGAGATTGAGAGATTGGTGTAACAAAACTGTGCTGATGCCACCCATGATATCTTGTTGCAATAGCTCTTTGCTACAGCCTTCAAGGACATTGGCCAGTTCTGGAGGCTTTTCAACTTCGATGTATCTTAGTTCTAAATCTGCTTATCAAACTTCATCTCTATCTTCTGGTGACACCTCTACATCTGTTTTGCCAACTTTGATCGTTTTCCCATCACTGGGCGTCATGACGTCTATTAATGGGGCGTCACGATCATCTGTAAGGTCTAATTTGAAGGGGACCGTTATGTGTTCATCGGTTAACTGTCCAACCTTCTCTTCGGTGACTTCAATGGCATCATCTTCTGCTGCAAATAAAAGGTttgcaacaacagcatttgCAACCATCACATCTGCAACTACAACAATTGCAGCTACAACGACTGCAACTGCAATGGCTGCAACTACAATGGCTGCAAGTACATATACAACTATAACATCTGCATCTACGATATATGCTAGTGTGACAGCTACAACTTCATTAACTCAAACCTCAACAGAATCAACACTTCTAACAACTTCAATAGTCCCAAGCATTGCCAGTCCGCTGTTTGCTAACAGTACCTCTACCTCAACAGAATCAACACTTCTAACAACTTCAATAGTCCCAAGCATTGCCAGTCCGCTGTTTGCTAACAGTACCTCTACCTCAACAGAATCAACACTTCTAACAACTTCAATAGTCCCAAGCATTGCCAGTCCGCTGTTTGCTAACAGTACCTCTACCTCAACAGAATCAACACTTCTAACAACTTCAATAGTCCCAAGCATTGCCAGTCCGCTGTTTGCTAACAGTACCTCTACCTCAACAGAATCAACACTTCTAACAACTTCAATAGTCCCAAGCATTGCCAGTCCGCTGTGTCCTGACAGTACCTCTGCAAAGGGTCGTTGTGGTAAGTGTGTTGtcagttgttgttttttgtgAATATGACACAGTTTGTTTATAGAAGAGCATAAAAAGAGCCTGTTACCTTTGGTAGCATTACCCTGTGGTGTTATCATTttcattgttgttgctgccGTTGTCTGGTTCTTGAGAAGGCAGAATGTACAGGCAACATACAATGTTCGAGAACTTAGGGATCAGAAGAAAGATGCTGAAACTGATTGTCCTAATGATGTTCCATTACCTGGTTCTCATTATGATCGACGTGTATCAAAATCATCTTCATCTTTTAGTGGAAACATTTTATCAAGTTGTTCTTGGAGAAGACCTTCAGATGAATCTCCACTAGAACATTCAACTGAGCAAACAGTGAATGAGCAACTATCGAATATGCCAGTTTATGCAGATCTATATGAACCAGCGGCACAACCTAATACTATAAGCATGAGTAGTGAAGAACTACTGGAGAATGATGCTGTCAGATCTCCTGTCTGGTCGACATCAACCTTATCAACCAAAAGAGTCGGATATGTTTGTGATTCCGTTGTGTTTTTTCCTTCTAAGTCTGAAGTATGGAAAGATTCAGCTAAAGAGTCGGTGTCGAATGGTCGAATTCAGCATGACAGTGGTTTGGGATATGATGACATAGGCTGTAGTCCAGAACCAGTGTATGAGTCAATAGACTTGGAAGATCAGGTGAATGGTGTTACGTTGAGGCATCGTAAAGTAGCGAATCTGGCAATATATGCATCACTAGATGAGATCAATCGGCACTCAATGAATATTGAAAGGAACAGCTTTGTTGTGTATGACGAAGTAGAGCTGAATCCTCACTTTATACTTCAATTGGGTTCAATGGTCGATAATGAGTGTGAGTCACATATGTccatgatgtcatcaaattACCTTTTACCATTTCAGTCTGTGTACGCCGATCCTGCTCCTTTACTTGAGGAGAATGGCCCTCTTGAAATGCCTTTATCGAAGTTTGTTCAAATGCGGCTTATTGGCAATGGTCAGTTTGGAGATGTTTACGAAGCACTCGCCAAGAGTGTGCTTACTGAGGACATTGTTGATGGTCAACCCAATGGGCTTTCTGTGCAGGACATGCACGTTGCTTTGAAATATTTAAAAGAAGGAGCCAGCAAGGATATGGAGGATGCATTTATTAGAGAAGTGAAATTTATGGCTCCATTGAAACATCGAAATGTCATTCAGCTAATTGGTGTATGTAGCATGATGCAGCCTAGGTTTATGGTCATCGAATACATGGAGAATGGCGACTTACAGCAGTATTTGCAAGGTTATCAGACTGATGACAAGTTGGTTGGTGAAGGCAAACAAAAGATCGAGTATAAAACTCTTTTGGGTATGGGAGCAGATGTAGCATGCGGCATGGCATACTTGGCGTCAAAGTTCTTTATACATCGTGACTTGGCTGCACGAAATTGCCTTGTTGGTCAAAACCATCTGGTGAAGATCTCAGATTTTGGGTATGTCTGTGACATCTACTacttgtatctgtctgttacGATTATTTAGCATACTTACAATTGTTGATTTACATTTGCTGTTGTTACAACCCAAAGAGCACAGTGGAGGAAGATTGTAATGTTTTCagaggtgtttgtctgtgtgtctgtgtgtctgtgtgtctgtaaatATGATATCTCTTGAacgacttaattaattaattaaattatatcaATATGAAACTTCAGAATATGATCTTGCCAAAATCTCGGATGAGTTTGAACTACCCCTTTGAACAGACCCCCTGAAGAAAGAAATAGCAAAAATTGGGACACAGTTTGTGCAACCTGTTCATGAGTGGCTTCTAAATATAGTTGTACCATACTCGGCTTGATTTATTCTCCAGCCCTTACAGCTGCCTAgagtcaaaggtcaagtatgggatgggtCTTTCTCAAGAATTGAcatctaaagttgttaattaactgaaaTGATTGATTAAATTAACTTAAGCAGCGTGCTGCTACACTAAACTTTTAGTAAATCTTCAAACCACCACCATTGACTGCCTAAAATAATGGTGTCTGAATCATCAAACTTTCAAGCCAAGGTCgacaggcatgcacaagttgaaga contains:
- the LOC134191526 gene encoding uncharacterized protein LOC134191526, which codes for MCPRATVILHCRTNSHPPSRTVDRKMADVAEHLRCFACSNRFRDPKLLPCLHTFCGECLDDVLEPANGDASLVIKCPTCQSETKLPRNGVHGLPTNLFISNLIDVVALQSSQHIACNLCTEGSAASARCSDCLAFLCEFCQQAHRRQRKTASHRILSLEEAKLSARQSSKRLCSPPTCSHHPGEALGLFCDSCDRLICRDCTLIDHRRHRYSSVSDASTRHVASLTHLISQARSQVEFIRGALNETQEVSQRLRDRAAAVAVEICDAINGVVTTLQAHKSSLLGDLDRIQQEKLSILECQRDLLQKSVNNAEASCRFAAEMLREGEEIEVLSIKGPLMNRLEELVKSTLPIEPQSDDYIQFLPTDLIAVLECGQALGVVEGTGTDPAKCGLDKDGTLIQVRLQKSCTVSVVARDHYGAQRTKGGDHVDAVLQSRSGTSVQCTIVDNEDGTYSISFVADEPGEYRLVITINSRPIVGNPFFVKVLAKRKRHSGTWHCCTFCSTNGRKDVKCGCGAVMPGGYNGCGHGHPRHPGHKHWSCCGSLTYKSECMLEWKDCDYRRDSCGLLTGQHQENASSPVSAGCLVASCLNKFSGGQKYASPMDSILLDFRRSSSQLRQLDTHKVQTVDWEVVISVFGMVINPIRYRVLGPQKFKVVHGTLPRHCSLPDDTCSTNSTNEEHVCERGKLTDGKFGYSNITCNGSEVTGWVGWKFSSNTSKLDRNLTISFEFEKDYVFRSFAFNSLGQQFVAGSVYVYTRVDIYLKERHKASDWKLVATKRHGNPLLKIHNESVNVTTSCVNSSRFAKVVFHVEKGKRIVLGEVQFEGEEDAIITSFCKEQKENELILNCTAEHASNVVIQEWTNKADLKCENEELHNGCIATVSSTNFSGKFECIASSLNKCQNKSLRLRDWCNKTVLMPPMISCCNSSLLQPSRTLASSGGFSTSMYLSSKSAYQTSSLSSGDTSTSVLPTLIVFPSLGVMTSINGASRSSVRSNLKGTVMCSSVNCPTFSSVTSMASSSAANKRFATTAFATITSATTTIAATTTATAMAATTMAASTYTTITSASTIYASVTATTSLTQTSTESTLLTTSIVPSIASPLFANSTSTSTESTLLTTSIVPSIASPLFANSTSTSTESTLLTTSIVPSIASPLFANSTSTSTESTLLTTSIVPSIASPLFANSTSTSTESTLLTTSIVPSIASPLCPDSTSAKGRCEEHKKSLLPLVALPCGVIIFIVVAAVVWFLRRQNVQATYNVRELRDQKKDAETDCPNDVPLPGSHYDRRVSKSSSSFSGNILSSCSWRRPSDESPLEHSTEQTVNEQLSNMPVYADLYEPAAQPNTISMSSEELLENDAVRSPVWSTSTLSTKRVGYVCDSVVFFPSKSEVWKDSAKESVSNGRIQHDSGLGYDDIGCSPEPVYESIDLEDQVNGVTLRHRKVANLAIYASLDEINRHSMNIERNSFVVYDEVELNPHFILQLGSMVDNECESHMSMMSSNYLLPFQSVYADPAPLLEENGPLEMPLSKFVQMRLIGNGQFGDVYEALAKSVLTEDIVDGQPNGLSVQDMHVALKYLKEGASKDMEDAFIREVKFMAPLKHRNVIQLIGVCSMMQPRFMVIEYMENGDLQQYLQGYQTDDKLVGEGKQKIEYKTLLGMGADVACGMAYLASKFFIHRDLAARNCLVGQNHLVKISDFGMTRSVYEKNYYRLAGRAILPIRWMAPETFYGKFTVASDIWAFGVTCWEILTLAQSRPYQEMDDRDVIENAVLGKVRKLLDRPQCCDDTVFEIMIECWKDVPDERPLFGDIHRRLKALIDQ